CGCGCCGCCTGCAGCACCGACTCGTTGGTCGTGTTCTCCCACAACACGAGCTGACGGATGATCTCGAACAAACGCTCCCGCTCGATGTCCGCCGCGCATTCCCGCAGTGTGGGCTCCGGCCCCGGATCGGGACTCGACTGGTCGCCCTGACGAAACGCCTCGTCCTGGTTGGCCTTGCGTTCGTCCCATGCCTTTTGCCGAATACGAAGTTCCCGCATTGCCGCGCGCTTTCTGTCGGGATCGCTCAGCAATGTTTCCGCGTATTCAGATGGATCATCCACCATCTGTGCGAAAATCACCGCCCGCGCTGCCGCCAAAGGCCGTTGGGCCCACCATTTATGAAATGAGGTAGGCCAACCCTTCGGCGCCTTCTGTTTCCTTCGCAGCGACTCAGTGTTGATGGCCTCTAGCGGCAGCGCTACTTCGATGAGTTTCTTGGACGCTTTGGGGATGCTCATCGCTCGCTTATCAATTCCACTCGACGGGCCGCCGGAGGATAAATCCATCCTGCTTCGGAACGCTTTCCGGAAACTGGCTGTCCTTGAATGTCTTGCGGCCAATTCGCAATGCCGCCGTCGCTGCCTTGCGTAATTGAACAGAGTTTCGATCTGGCGGAAAGGCGATGACAACGCGTTTGTCAGGATAGCCGTTACGGATGGCACAAACCGGCGGCGTGAGATCGCTGTCACCCGAGACAATCATCGCGGTATCGAACGCATTGTCGTGAGCGTCGCCGAGCATCTCCACTGCGATATTGACGTCGGTCATCTTCTCCTCATGGGCATTCCAGGTCGCGCCGCATTTAAAGCATTGGCGCGTTTTCGCCAGATAGTGTCCGTAGTAGATGTAGAGGTCTGGCAGAGTTTCGAGCGCCTCCAGGAAGGTCGCCTGGCGCTTGACCTTGGCGGTGCCCGCGGCGAGGCCGGAGATGCGGGCGGTAAAGTAGCGCATCGC
This genomic interval from Gammaproteobacteria bacterium contains the following:
- a CDS encoding NYN domain-containing protein, translating into MQRVIVYVDGFNLYYGLKSKGWRRYYWLDLRRLAENLLLPNQRLVAMRYFTARISGLAAGTAKVKRQATFLEALETLPDLYIYYGHYLAKTRQCFKCGATWNAHEEKMTDVNIAVEMLGDAHDNAFDTAMIVSGDSDLTPPVCAIRNGYPDKRVVIAFPPDRNSVQLRKAATAALRIGRKTFKDSQFPESVPKQDGFILRRPVEWN